The following are encoded together in the Ictalurus punctatus breed USDA103 chromosome 1, Coco_2.0, whole genome shotgun sequence genome:
- the casp2 gene encoding caspase-2 isoform X4, protein MLGGYGMKAQDKLALKKNSVALCKELVVDELLIQYLQAEDILTESMAETILAETTSQKKSCRLLMLLPKRGPRAFSTFCAALKETEQEHLYNLLLRFRDKERFTDSKLPLPTEECAVPVKRARTQESMEMCLDADSPLTTAVLPCTQEFYLSHCAQAYPMRSSPRGLALVLSNVHFEPELELDTRRGGEVDEEVLRRLFTELDFTVSLQKDLTLQAMQACLEQFSRQPEHAVSDCCVVCLLSHGVEGSIYGVDGKLLELDWVFERFDNARCPLLQNKPKMFFIQACRGEEMDCGVDQLDGDDAMQPTGCEQRDAGREENLDRQNRASEESESLRVKLPQRSDMIYGFATLKGTAAMRNTKKGSWFIQELNTAMRQRARDTHLSDILVQDSNSRSPDALLLGHTPIYTQINANHRQIWASSQVHIGVCQKRII, encoded by the exons ATGCTCGGGGGATATGGCATGAAAGCGCAAGACAAGCTGGCCCTGAAGAAGAACTCGGTGGCACTTTGTAAAGAACTGGTGGTGGATGAGCTGCTCATTCAGTATTTACAGGCTGAAGACATCCTCACTGAGAGCATGGCAGAAACCATTCTG GCAGAGACAACATCCCAAAAGAAGAGCTGCCGTTTGCTGATGCTACTCCCGAAACGTGGCCCCCGAGCTTTCAGCACCTTTTGTGCAGCTCTTAAAGAGACCGAGCAGGAGCACCTCTACAACTTGCTTCTTAGGTTCAGAGACAAAGAG agGTTTACAGACTCTAAACTTCCACTTCCAACGGAGGAGTGTGCTGTACCTGTTAAAAGAGCTCGCACCCAGG AGTCTATGGAGATGTGCTTAGATGCTGACAGTCCTCTGACCACCGCTGTGCTCCCCTGCACGCAGGAGTTCTACTTGTCTCACTGcgcacag GCCTACCCAATGAGATCTAGTCCACGTGGCCTTGCACTGGTGTTGAGTAACGTGCACTTCGAGCCTGAGTTAGAGCTGGACACacggagaggaggagaggtAGATGAGGAGGTGCTAAGGAGACTCTTTACTGAGCTGGACTTTACAGTGAGCCTGCAAAAAGATCTCACTCTCCAG GCCATGCAGGCCTGCCTTGAGCAGTTTTCTCGGCAGCCGGAGCACGCTGTGTCTGActgctgtgttgtgtgtttgctgtcTCATGGAGTGGAGGGCTCCATTTACGGCGTTGATGGGAAGCTGCTGGAG TTGGACTGGGTGTTCGAGAGGTTTGATAACGCTCGTTGCCCCCTGCTTCAAAACAAGCCAAAAATGTTCTTCATTCAGGCCTGTAGAGGAG AGGAGATGGACTGTGGTGTGGATCAGTTAGATGGTGATGATGCGATGCAGCCTACAGGCTGTGAGCAGAGGGATGcagggagagaggagaaccttgaCAGACAGAACAGAGCAAGCGAAGAGAGTGAGAGCTTGCGAGTGAAACTTCCCCAGAGATCCGACATGATCTACGGTTTTGCTACTCTCAAAG GTACTGCAGCAATGAGGAACACAAAGAAAGGCTCATGGTTCATTCAGGAACTCAACACAGCTATGAGACAGAGAGCCAGAGACACACACTTATCAGATATACTGGTGCAG gattcaaactcgcGATCTCCGGACGCTCTTCTGTTGGGCCACACACCGATTTATACCCAAATCAATGCAAATCATAGACAGATTTGGGCTTCATCTCAAGTTCATATTGGCGTCTGTCAAAAACGCATCATTTGA
- the casp2 gene encoding caspase-2 isoform X2 — translation MLGGYGMKAQDKLALKKNSVALCKELVVDELLIQYLQAEDILTESMAETILAETTSQKKSCRLLMLLPKRGPRAFSTFCAALKETEQEHLYNLLLRFRDKERFTDSKLPLPTEECAVPVKRARTQESMEMCLDADSPLTTAVLPCTQEFYLSHCAQAYPMRSSPRGLALVLSNVHFEPELELDTRRGGEVDEEVLRRLFTELDFTVSLQKDLTLQAMQACLEQFSRQPEHAVSDCCVVCLLSHGVEGSIYGVDGKLLELDWVFERFDNARCPLLQNKPKMFFIQACRGEEMDCGVDQLDGDDAMQPTGCEQRDAGREENLDRQNRASEESESLRVKLPQRSDMIYGFATLKGFSTAAMRNTKKGSWFIQELNTAMRQRARDTHLSDILVQDSNSRSPDALLLGHTPIYTQINANHRQIWASSQVHIGVCQKRII, via the exons ATGCTCGGGGGATATGGCATGAAAGCGCAAGACAAGCTGGCCCTGAAGAAGAACTCGGTGGCACTTTGTAAAGAACTGGTGGTGGATGAGCTGCTCATTCAGTATTTACAGGCTGAAGACATCCTCACTGAGAGCATGGCAGAAACCATTCTG GCAGAGACAACATCCCAAAAGAAGAGCTGCCGTTTGCTGATGCTACTCCCGAAACGTGGCCCCCGAGCTTTCAGCACCTTTTGTGCAGCTCTTAAAGAGACCGAGCAGGAGCACCTCTACAACTTGCTTCTTAGGTTCAGAGACAAAGAG agGTTTACAGACTCTAAACTTCCACTTCCAACGGAGGAGTGTGCTGTACCTGTTAAAAGAGCTCGCACCCAGG AGTCTATGGAGATGTGCTTAGATGCTGACAGTCCTCTGACCACCGCTGTGCTCCCCTGCACGCAGGAGTTCTACTTGTCTCACTGcgcacag GCCTACCCAATGAGATCTAGTCCACGTGGCCTTGCACTGGTGTTGAGTAACGTGCACTTCGAGCCTGAGTTAGAGCTGGACACacggagaggaggagaggtAGATGAGGAGGTGCTAAGGAGACTCTTTACTGAGCTGGACTTTACAGTGAGCCTGCAAAAAGATCTCACTCTCCAG GCCATGCAGGCCTGCCTTGAGCAGTTTTCTCGGCAGCCGGAGCACGCTGTGTCTGActgctgtgttgtgtgtttgctgtcTCATGGAGTGGAGGGCTCCATTTACGGCGTTGATGGGAAGCTGCTGGAG TTGGACTGGGTGTTCGAGAGGTTTGATAACGCTCGTTGCCCCCTGCTTCAAAACAAGCCAAAAATGTTCTTCATTCAGGCCTGTAGAGGAG AGGAGATGGACTGTGGTGTGGATCAGTTAGATGGTGATGATGCGATGCAGCCTACAGGCTGTGAGCAGAGGGATGcagggagagaggagaaccttgaCAGACAGAACAGAGCAAGCGAAGAGAGTGAGAGCTTGCGAGTGAAACTTCCCCAGAGATCCGACATGATCTACGGTTTTGCTACTCTCAAAGGTTTCA GTACTGCAGCAATGAGGAACACAAAGAAAGGCTCATGGTTCATTCAGGAACTCAACACAGCTATGAGACAGAGAGCCAGAGACACACACTTATCAGATATACTGGTGCAG gattcaaactcgcGATCTCCGGACGCTCTTCTGTTGGGCCACACACCGATTTATACCCAAATCAATGCAAATCATAGACAGATTTGGGCTTCATCTCAAGTTCATATTGGCGTCTGTCAAAAACGCATCATTTGA